TTATCAAGTCTGTCCAGCCAGAACAAGCAGTCCCAAAACTCTTCctgcgtggtacagtggttaagagcggtggactctaatctggagaacagggtttgtttcccatctcctactcatgaagcctactgggtgtaccgtaccatgggctagtcacagttcccttcgaactctctcagccccagctacctcaaaaggtgtcagtttgaggagggaagagaaggagtttgtaagccactttgagactccttaaagggagagaaaagtggggtaaaaaaccaactcttcttcttctgggctgCATCCCAAGCAACACAGATTGGACCATCTCTATAAAACATTCAGGTGATCGGCTGGGGGCCCCTCCACAGGGAAGACGAGAAACGCAATCCCAGCAAGCCAGAATGACCTCAGGCAGAGTTTGAAGGCACTAAATGTATTGAAACCCTTTGAGACACTTCAACCCCgtgaaggaggaagggggagacgtaTGTTTATTCTTCAGCACAGATCTGCTTTCTTGCATATCACGAATCCAACCGAGTTCGACGTGACATCTCTGTGCATTACTGAGACCAGCTTTAAAATGAAAAGCCTGTTTTCCCTTGATGGGTCTAGAAGAGATAACACGACTCCTAGGACTGCACAGATACAGctgcaggaaaagaaaggaaagcaggtAGTGCCCATCAGCGGATCAGATCAGGTTAACGTTTGACAAGAACGAGGGCATTTCATGTCCTAAAAACTTCTCTTTCCTATTTAGCTGAGCAACCCGATAGTCTGAAGGGGAACTTCAGACAATGCAGAATGTCTGtcgtgcagaatgcagcagccaggctcctctccggggcaacatctagggaccggattacgccggtcctataccaactacactggctgccaatcgagtactgggtcatgtttaaagttttggtactgacctttaaagccattcgcggccttggccctgcttatctgagggaccgtctctccctacatcacccttctaggcccctccgctcatcggaggtggacctactggtgatccctggccccaaggtgatccctggccccaaggcgatctggctggcctctacaagggccagggcttttacggctctggcccctacctggtggaacaggcttccgggtgagatcagggccctgcgggacttacagagtttccgcagggcctgcaaaacggacctgttccgccaggcgtttggccagccgggatgatttcaacttcgccataaagaacatctggcctccgtgggtacacaaaggggggagggaggggttgaagccatctgcaagttttagtattttatgtattattatgatatgttttaaattgtttttatgactgatggacaccgccctgagcctttgggggagggcggtatataaatatgattgatagacagacagacagacagacagacagacagacagacagacagataaactgtgcACGGAGAGGGGAGAAACGGAGAGAAGGGGGTAGTTTTTAACTCTTACTTTAGAAAGCTCAACCTCATCCACAGGAGACTCCTGTGTGGCTGCTGGGTCGCCATCTCCAAGGCTGCCCTTCTGGTCTTTCTTTGCTGCTCCCGACGACACTGCTTTCTTGGGCCACAGGCGCTTGATGAAAGGAGAGATGATGGGGTAGAGATACGGCTCCAGGAACCTTTTATAGACCCACAGCAGCACCGGAATGACGATGCAGGGAATGCAAACCATGGCAGCTCTTTCTTCCAGGTGCTAAGCCGCTAAGAAAAGCGACACCGTCAGTAAAAGTGTCACACTGATGTGCATCTCAGCAAGACATTAAGGCAACAGCCCTATGGGAACATGCTTCCAAGCCAGTGGGCTCAGCCGTGTGTGGCTCAGATCCTAATGTTTGGCTGGAGGCAGTTCCTACATCCTAAGGGGACTTCCTCCActttaaggagaagaagagtggatttatacccccttttctctcctgtagggagactcaaaagggcttacaatttcctttctctcccctcccccccccaaacaaacaccctgtgaggtgggtggggctgagtgagttccgaaaagctgtgaccactaacccaaggtcacccagctggcgtgtgtgggagtgctaatctgaattccgcagataagcctccacagctcaagcggcagagtggggaatcaaacccggttcctccagattagagtgcatgtgctcttaatcactacgccactgctgcagattgCTCCCCGTCCTCCCTAGTAAAAGGTTAGCAATTAAAATGTAATgtttaagaagagttggatttatatcccctttctctcctgtaaggagactcaaaggggctgacaatctcctttcccttcccccttcacaacatacaccctgtgaggtgggtggggctgagggagctctgaagaactgtgactagcctaaggtcacccagctgtttgACTCTGTTATAATTACGCAACAAGCGGTAAACTTTACAATCAACTATATCCTATGCAGAAGAAACCACAaaccttttgtttttgttcttttaccTTGAGACTTTGCCTATTATCAGATGCCGGTATTGTAAATCTTTAAATAAGtcgtaataaattaaaaaaaactcgaTTTAAGCTAAAAAgaagctcccctccctccctggttCCAAAAAATGCAAtagatctattttttaaattaaactggCACTTATAAGGTGCCTTCGGAGAACCATGGcaagtttaaacatttaaaacaaaagagtTCATGGCGAGAGCAGCCCCTGCCCGCCCACCGGCCCACCTTCGCTCACCTGCGCGGATGCTGTCCAACGCTCACCTGAACCCTCGGCTGGACCGAGAACGGCTCTTCACTTCCGGGGAAGAGGAAAAGTGGCGTCACTCAACGCGCTCCAATGGGAACGAGAATAGGCAGTCACGTGACATAGTAGGAAGCGGCTGGGCGTTGCGGCCATGACAGGTGAGGCAAAGAGGCATCTGGACACACCTGAGTCTCCTGGAAGGAGCGATGGGAGAGAGGCTGGTGCAAAATGGGTCTCTTTCCTCTGTCCTCCCCGGTGGCTGTCCTCCCTGGGCTCTTTACTCTGTGTAGCAATTTAACCTCCCACTTTATtcgtttattttattagactccTATATCCCTCCCTTTTCCATCCAGCTTAGAAATGCAAAAATAACATACAAAAACCAGACGTCTGTATACCGcagtttaatgtattgttacAATAGCTTGCAACTTAACTGGTTGACCAACCCCAGAAGGGAACTAATGCAATATGAAGTTTATTAAGTGGGTTGGCCTTGATATTGCGTTACAGATTCTGTATttagtgggttggacttgatattGCATTACAGATTCTGTAATGCaatatcaagtccaacccacttaATACATTTCGTAGAAACTAACTACAGTGATCTTTTTTCCACAT
The DNA window shown above is from Sphaerodactylus townsendi isolate TG3544 linkage group LG07, MPM_Stown_v2.3, whole genome shotgun sequence and carries:
- the LG07H18orf32 gene encoding UPF0729 protein C18orf32 homolog, with amino-acid sequence MVCIPCIVIPVLLWVYKRFLEPYLYPIISPFIKRLWPKKAVSSGAAKKDQKGSLGDGDPAATQESPVDEVELSKTKSNGIINGYAGNEPVEVSDKKTD